From Jiangella mangrovi:
GGGCACGTCTTCGACGACGGTCCCGCCGATGCCGGGGGCCAGCGATACTGCATGAACTCGGCCGCGCTGCGCTTCGTCCCGGTCGCCGACCTCGAGGCCGAGGGCTACGGCGGGTATCGCGTTCTGTTCGACCCTGATGCGAAAGAGACATCATCATGAGTGAGACTCAGGGCCGGCTCGCTGGGTACGTGCCGCTGCCTAGGAGTCGGGTGTGATCGCGAAGCTCTCAACGTGGTCGATAGCCGCCCGCAGGGCGTCCCTGAGAGGAGATATCTCCCGGGCGATCTGGGCGAGGAGCATGCCTCCCTGGAACGCCGCCAGGAGCAGGTTCGCGAGCTGCTCGGGGTCGGCATCGTTGCTCAGCCGGCCGAGCCTCTGCAAACGGGCGAGCGAGTCGCGAAAGATCAGTCGCCACTGCGTGAACGCCTCAGAGAGCTCATCGTGAACGTCGAGGTCGGTCTTGATGATCTCGCTGGCGAGCGACCCGAGGCTGCAACCTTCATGGAAGGCGCGCTCGTACCCGACGTAGAAGGCTGCCCACTTCCGAAACCCCTCGACGTCCTCGAAGGAGTCGAACTCGTCGCCGCGATGGAGCGAGAGGACATTCTCGGCCTGCCAGGCGATCACCGCCAGCACGAGGCTCTCCTTGGTCGGGAAGTAGTGGTTGAGCTGTGATCCACTGACGCCGGCGGCGCGGCGAACCTGCTCGTTGTTCGTCGCGTGAACGCCGTTGCGGTAGATCAGCGCAGCGGTGTGCTCGAGGATTCGGGCGCGGGTGGCCTGCCCCTTCCCCGTGAGCTGGCGAGGCTCGGGCGCTGCCGTCGTGGACTTCATGTTCCCGACCATATCAAGAATGGGCTTGACAACCCAGTCCCGCATGGTGTTGCCTTTCGGAAGTGGGCTACGAAGCCCAAAACCCCCCGGTTGGATACCTGACCCCACTCCCACATGGACTGGAGCTGATTTCCTTGTCGCGCCTGAGCGTTTTCCCTGCTGATGGGCCTTCCGACGACGTGCGCGGCACGCTCGACCAGATCGGCACGCAGTCGGCTTCGTGCCGAACATGTTCACCACCCTCGCGGCGAACCCGGTCGTCCTCGACATCGTCATGACGCTGCAGGCGAAGGCGAACAGGCTCCTGGACGCGAAGACGCGCCACACCATCGCGCTGGCCGTGTCCGAAGCCAACGGCTGCGACTACTGCCTGGCGTTGCACACCGCCGGTTCGCGGCAGGGGGGAATGTCAGTGGAGGACATCGACCTGGCGCGGGCGGGAAGCTCGATCGATCCCCGCCGGGCGGCCGTCGCGCGTTTCAGCCAGCGGGTGATCGAGACGCGTGGACACGTCAGTGACGCCGACCTCGCGGCCGTCAGGGGTGCCGGGTACACCGATCCACAGGTCCTGGCGATCGTGGCGTTGGCGGTCCGCGCCTTGCTGACGAACTACCTCAACAACGTCAACCAGACCGACGTCGACATCCCCGCTCCGGTGCGGGCATGAGTGCCCGCCGCTCCCGCGAAGACACCAGCCCGGCCGGCCCAGCCCTCGCCACCCTGATCGATCACCCGGGAAAGGAACGAGATGTCCGGCTCCGAGCTCTATGAGAGGTTCATGGCGCTGCACGCCCGCGAGGGTGGCCTCGTCATGCCGAACGCCTGGGACGGCGTGTCGGCGTTGATACTGGCCGATGCGGGCTTCGAGGCGATCGGAACGTCGTCGGCGGCCCTGGCGGCCACGCTCGGCCGCATCGACGGACGTCACAGCGTCACCGGCGAAGAGCATCTCGATCACGCACACCTGCTCGGCCGGCTCACCGGACTGCCCGTCAACGGCGACTTCGAGGACGGCTACGGCGAGACCCCGGGAGACGTCGCCGCGACCGTGGACAGCGCCGTCACGCGAGGACTTGCCGGCATCGGGATCGAGGACACCACCGGGAACCCCGATGGCCCGATCCGCGACTTCGACGACGCGGTCAGCCGCGTCCGCAGCGCCGTCACCGCGGCGAAGCGACGCATCGTGATCACCGCTCGCACCGACAACTTCATCCAGGGACGGCCCGATCTCGACGACACCATCCGAAGGCTGACGGCATTCGCCGAGGTCGGTGCCGACGTGCTCTACGCACCGTTCCCGCCCGACCTCGAGTCCCTGGTCGCGATCGTCGCCGCCGTCGCTCCGACGCCGATCAACGTCCTGATCTCACCGGCCGACCAGGTGCTGACCGTCACCGAACTGCAGAAGGCAGGGGTCAAACGCATCAGCCTGGGCCCAGCGCTCTACACACACGCGATGGGCGCTCTCGAACAAGCAGCCAAGGCGCTGCTGGCCGGCGATACCGCGACCGCAACGACAGGCATCAGCTTCGACCGATTGAGCGAGCTCCTCGCCCGCGAGCCCTAGTTCCGACCGACATCATCCTGCAGCCCGCCAACCCGTTGGCACACGAGAAAGCAGAATGAGATGAATCTCGACGAGCTCATGAGCAAGCACCTGAGCCGGTACTTCGACGGCAGCAAATCGATCCCCGAGGAGACCTTCCAGCAGCTGCTGAGGTTCCTGCGCTCCGCCCCCACGTCGACGAACATCCAGCCCAACCACTTCTACGTTCTCGCCACTCGAGAGGGCAAGGA
This genomic window contains:
- a CDS encoding TetR/AcrR family transcriptional regulator — translated: MKSTTAAPEPRQLTGKGQATRARILEHTAALIYRNGVHATNNEQVRRAAGVSGSQLNHYFPTKESLVLAVIAWQAENVLSLHRGDEFDSFEDVEGFRKWAAFYVGYERAFHEGCSLGSLASEIIKTDLDVHDELSEAFTQWRLIFRDSLARLQRLGRLSNDADPEQLANLLLAAFQGGMLLAQIAREISPLRDALRAAIDHVESFAITPDS
- a CDS encoding isocitrate lyase/phosphoenolpyruvate mutase family protein — translated: MSGSELYERFMALHAREGGLVMPNAWDGVSALILADAGFEAIGTSSAALAATLGRIDGRHSVTGEEHLDHAHLLGRLTGLPVNGDFEDGYGETPGDVAATVDSAVTRGLAGIGIEDTTGNPDGPIRDFDDAVSRVRSAVTAAKRRIVITARTDNFIQGRPDLDDTIRRLTAFAEVGADVLYAPFPPDLESLVAIVAAVAPTPINVLISPADQVLTVTELQKAGVKRISLGPALYTHAMGALEQAAKALLAGDTATATTGISFDRLSELLAREP